Below is a genomic region from Kribbella qitaiheensis.
GCGACCGCGTTCTCGCAGTCCGAGCGCTGGGACACCCTCGACACGGACGCGGCCGGCGGTTGCATTCGCGACCTCGAGCACGCGTACTCCGTGGACGGCGGACTCGCGGTGCTGAAGGGCAACCTGGCCGTTGATGGGTGTGTGGTGAAGACAGCCGGTGTCGACGAGTCGATCTGGACCTTCGAGGGACCGGCTGTCGTGTGTGAGTCGCAGGAAGAGGCGGTGGAGAAGATCCTCGCCAAGGCGGTCAAGCCGGGCGACGTCGTCGTGATCCGTTACGAAGGGCCGAAGGGTGGGCCGGGGATGCAGGAGATGCTCTACCCGACCTCGTTCCTGAAGGGTCGCGGGCTGGGCAAGGTCTGCGCGCTGGTGACCGACGGGCGATTCTCTGGCGGTACGTCGGGGCTGTCGATCGGTCACGCGTCACCGGAAGCGGCTTCGGGCGGGACCATCGCGCTGGTCGAGGACGGCGACCGGATCCGGATCGACATCCCGGGCCGCTCGATCGAACTGCTGGTCTCCGAGGAGGAACTGGCGGCCCGGCGTACGGCGCTGGATGGCGTCTACAAGCCGAAGGCTCGCGAGCGGCAGGTTTCCCAGGCCCTCCGCGCGTATGCGGCGATGGCGACCAGCGCCGACAAGGGCGCAGTACGGGATGTCAGCCTCCTCGGCTGATCTACTGCTCGGCTTCGAGGTCGAAGGCGAGGGTGATCGCCTCGGCCAGGGCTGGTTCCTGGTCGGGGAAGAGGTAGCCGATCAGGCGGCCGAGCTGGACCTTCGGGATGGTCTGGATGTTGTCGCAGCTGACCGCGCTGGGATGGTCGAGCCCGTTGCGGGTGCCGACCAGCACCTCGGTGGACAGGCCGCGAATCGTGCTGGTGATCGGCGCGACGGTCACGTTGGTGAGGCGCGGGCGGATCAGTTCGCGAGTGAGTACGACCACCGGCCGCGGCTTGTCCAGCCGGGCGATGTGGATGGGACGCATCGATTCAGTCGAGGTCCGAGAGCACCGTCGTACCGGCTGGTCGCTCGAGATCCGACAAGGCTGTCCCGGCAGCGGCGTCGGCGAGACCCTCTAGATCGGGGTAGTCCCCGTGCTCGCTGAGAATCGCCAGATCACGTGCGGCCAACTCCCGGCGCCGCTCACGCTCCATCGCCCGAGCGACCACCGACGCCCGGCTCGCAGCCTTGTTGTCCCCGACGAGCTGGTCCATGAACTCCACCAACTCATCCGGCAACCGCACAGTGATCTGCTTACTCATACCAAAACCATACCACTACGGGATTCACCCCAAACCCTCGTTCACCGGGCTAGTTGGGCGACATGTCGGACCAGGCCAGGTCTATGGCCGGGATGGACGGGAGCGCCTTTATCGCAGCCATCTCCGTGTCCAGCAGGCCGACCAGTTGGGCCAACCGCGTGGTGGTGTCTTCGGCTTCCAGGAGCTTCTGGCGGTCGGGCGTCATCAGGGTCATGGCGGCCGACATCAGGTACGACAGGGTGCTCGGGTCGTCCGGCAAGGCGCCGATGTGCAGGCCGGGCTGGCTGATGTCGGTGATGGCCGCGGCGTACCGGCGGAAGCGCTGGACCGCGATGTTCGCCGTACCGAGGGGGTCGTCGCCCGGCTCCTCGGCGAGCCACTCGACGTCGGCGACCAGGTAGTCGCCCTCGGTGTCCAGCTCGGCGACCTTGAAGCGGCGGTTGCCGGTCAGGGTGATCTCGACCGGGCCGTCGTCGTCGGCGTCCAGGGTGATCTCGGAGATGGTCGCGGCGCAGCCGGTGCCGTAGAGCGAGCGGAAGACCCGGTCGCCGAGCTCGTAGCCGTCCCGTACCGCGACCGCGCCGCAGACGAGTTCGCCGCCGTTCTCGACCAGGTCGCGGATCACCGCGCGGCCCTGGACGTCGGTCACGGGGATGGGAAGCACCAGCCCGGGAAAGATCACCGTATCGACGGTGAGGAGGGGCAGGCGGGAATCCATACAGCGAGCCTAATGGCAACAGCAGAGAGCCGTGGTCCGCGCAGTAGACGGCGCGCGGGGGAGCGCGGGGGCGACCACTAGACTGGGGCCCATGATTCGCCGCGTCGACCTGCGGGGCCGAGTGGCAGCCGGAGAGGTTCTCGACCTCCAAGCCGTCCACGAGCTAGTCCCCCGAGCCCTACTGGACGTCGAGGCCGCCCTCGACGTCGTCCGACCGATCTGCCTGGACGTCCGTCATCGGGGTCTGGAAGCGATCAAGGAGTACGGCGAGAAGTTCGACCATGTGCGGGTGGAAGACCTGCGGGTCCCGGCCGAGGCGCTGAAGACCGCGCTGGAGGAGCTCGACCCGGCCGTGCGGTCGGCGTTCGAGGAATCGATCCGCCGGGTTCGCGAGGTGAGCGAGGACGAGCGCGGTGCCGATGTCGTGTCGGAGCCGGCGCCGGGTGGTCGCGTCACGCAACGGCTGGT
It encodes:
- a CDS encoding type II toxin-antitoxin system PemK/MazF family toxin; its protein translation is MRPIHIARLDKPRPVVVLTRELIRPRLTNVTVAPITSTIRGLSTEVLVGTRNGLDHPSAVSCDNIQTIPKVQLGRLIGYLFPDQEPALAEAITLAFDLEAEQ
- a CDS encoding ribbon-helix-helix domain-containing protein, whose amino-acid sequence is MSKQITVRLPDELVEFMDQLVGDNKAASRASVVARAMERERRRELAARDLAILSEHGDYPDLEGLADAAAGTALSDLERPAGTTVLSDLD
- a CDS encoding LON peptidase substrate-binding domain-containing protein; the protein is MDSRLPLLTVDTVIFPGLVLPIPVTDVQGRAVIRDLVENGGELVCGAVAVRDGYELGDRVFRSLYGTGCAATISEITLDADDDGPVEITLTGNRRFKVAELDTEGDYLVADVEWLAEEPGDDPLGTANIAVQRFRRYAAAITDISQPGLHIGALPDDPSTLSYLMSAAMTLMTPDRQKLLEAEDTTTRLAQLVGLLDTEMAAIKALPSIPAIDLAWSDMSPN